The stretch of DNA TAATTATCTTCCTATTTATGTGTTCATCCAAACCATCAAAGTAGTCTTTCCTGTTATAAAACACCCGTGTTGATCTAACCCAGGGATAGAATGGTATTATAATAACTGCAGCAACTTTTAGATCTTACTGCATGTCAttcacaatttatttattttttactcgGCATTTATGCACATCAGCAAatataaaaatcacatttaaccATCATCCTTGTTTCATCAGATTCAGACACTGTAACGTGCTTCCATCTGGCTCACACTTTCCAGCAAAAGATGCCAAATATAACCAGAGCATCCATGCTTaagtaaaaaaagaatcagCACACATTACACAGTAATACGTTTCAAGTTAAGCcaaggggattttttttttcttcttctcttctttttttttttttggacttcACACCGTTTCACTCCTCCATTAGCAAAGACCAATCAGAAACTGATAATTTGCTACTAGTTTTCTCAGACCTTCTCCTGTGATTCTCACCTGCTGGGGTCCCCGCACGCTCTCCTGGGAGAGCGAGGACGATGTCGAGTGGGAGGGGGACGTAGGGTAGACAAAAGGCATGGGCAACTCCACGGGCTCCTCCTCTGTTAGCGCAGAGGGGACGCTACTGAGGGGCCGCTTCGTGGGCATGGTCAGACCAATTTGTCTCTCTGGAGCACTGTTCAGGAAGTCATATTCACTGTCCGCAGAGGGCGGGAATTTGACGCTGAGTTTGGTGAGAGAGTCTACTAAGTCCCTGTCCTCGGGGCTGGCACCGCGGGACGCCAGAGATGTGGGCGGGAGTGGGATATCCACTGCTGACCTCAGCGCTGAGGAAAAGGGTCTCTCTGCCTCTTCTGTACGGTCTGTGCACTGGATGGGCATGGAGAACCGCTGATCTGtcagatggaagaaaaaaacatgagttttttttttcctcttttttacagttttctgtctctgtcaacATGTTCCAGCGCTGGCTTTGAAGACATCTGAGCTTGGATTTGAAAAGTTTCACACGTTAAAATGAAATCCGGGTTCTTTCAATGCGCAcataagagaaaaatatttttagcacacttttctttttttaattaattatcaaATGAATAATCGTGCTATACTGTTAATTATACGGCTCACATCCAGAGCCAACATTATGCGTTTGTCAGTGGAattattaaatgtgtttatccACGCTTTATCCGCAAAGGTGGCCAGCCACGGTTCGAAAGGGCAACGAGGCTTTCATGTACAGTCCCAGTTAAGGTGTTGCCGTCTAATTATCTTAAAGAACAAAGCAAAAGCTCGTAAAGCCCATGAGTTGTTATGACACATACAAACCTATTTCAATTCAAcaaatttttttccccaagtaattgaattaagaaaaaaaaagtggatttggTAAACATTAATATTACCGTGCGATGTTTCATTTCCTCCGTGGAATCTTTTGAGGTGATCTTTTTGTCGTCTGGTCAGAGAGCGAATCTGCCGGAATTTCCCCTGAATCGCTTCAAAtgcctccagcatgtcctgactgacaaaataaagaataaagagtgagagagaaaaaaaatcctttttaattttactgtgatgTTCAtgatttgcttcttttctttctttttttttttttaagtctttgtGCGAGGACAGACACGTACTAGTCAATACTGCTGCTGACTGGCATTTTAGGAGGAATAGCAACAGTGCCCAGGTTCTCCTGAAAAAAGAGACATTGAATTCATAGAGGTCATTAGCAACAATTATTCAGCGACATTTTGTTAACACAGCTGCAATTTCACTTTATATGTACGGGTGAAAAATGCTTTTCCTGGCCCTGTTAAATCATGAACATTAAAGCTGAAGCTGCTGGGTTGTGCAGCCATATTATCCTCTAGCACCATCTGGTGAAGTGAAACTGGATGCACCTTGTGTGGAGTAAAATACAGGCTGTGCTactgcagcagcagggtgaTCACAGGTTTCCTCAATTGCATGAatcttaataaaaaataaaataaaatgaatggaggCACGGTAAGATGATGAAAGCATGTGGACGTTAACTTCTGATCAAGGACAGAATTTTTTCTTCACTATCATGTAAGCGTGTACATCTAAACAAGGGTCAGAAACACTacaaaaaatgttatatttgcAGGCTGACCTCTGCTGATGTGAAAGAAAAGTAAGCTGAAGAGCGATGCTGAGGTCTCACAGACACAATCTGAAGCGTCACAGTCGAAGCCACGTTTCATTTTGCTGTGCTGTTCCTTTAACATCCTCTTTGACGCGAGGCATCGAGCAGAAGTACCGTCAATGTTTACACATGAGAGGAAGCTGTGTGCACGCTCATGCCTGATTTCAAATGCGAGAATCATATTGCAGGAAAAAAGATTACTATTAACTGGATGACATTTAATCATTCCCCCCTGCCCAACTAGAACTTAAAGTTCCATTTTTAAAAGGAGATGGACACCAATTATTGACTATTCTGGTTATGTCAAGTTACTTTTATCTATTATCTATCTATGAATTTTgttgtattctatttttttatgcACAGTCTTAGCAGGTATAAATTAGGTAGCTGTATGTGTGCTctactttgttattttttaatttctaagAAAAGTGAAGCTGAATCTCAAGGTGATTTTTTTGCCACTTGCCTGTTAATGTGCATCAATGGCAATAGAGTTCAAAAGTGTGACACGGCAAACATACCGGGAATTGTTTCCTATACGCGCCGGCTCCATCGAGGACATGGTTGCAGGGTTCGCCTTTCATCTCTCCTTAGAAGccaaaacagtgaaaataaagaGTTTGCAGTGAGGCAGTGCTGGATGAAACACATTACAGCGCCACTTATGAGAATCCAGTACAATTTCACTGTCAACGTCAATGCAAGGGCAGGAGATTTTTCTGTCGGATCTCACTAACCTGTTGGTGGCCTAGTTGCTGATAACTTAGCTTCGAGTTTTGAAATCAACTGCTGCTGGTCCTCTATCTGCTTCTGAAGTTTTTGAGTGTATCGCTCATAATATTCAGTCTGGAAAAAATGAGGTTTGTGTTATTTTAGTAGCACCGATATATCTGCAGTCTACACCATCTTTTCTAATACATGTATGACAGATTTATTACCATCTAAACATAAATGAAATGCATCAACAAAGTATGAGTACGTGAGCCACTATGTGACTTATCATTAGTGCTGTGCTGGTCGCATCTGGCTCTGCTCCTCGTGTCGTTACCATTTGCTGCAGCTCCTTCTTAGCATTGTCCTTCTCGATGGAGACCTGGCGATAAGCTTCGAAAGCTTTGTTGAGTTGGTCTCCGATGTTCCTTTCCATGCCGTGTGCTCCACGATCATCACTGACGCAGCAGACATGAGCCCTGCGACGGAAGTGCCGAAATGTTCAGTTCATTACAGAAACGCACTCACAAGTAAGGATGGGACGATAAAAGATCCAGATAGCAAACAGTCGACCGTGTTGAATTTTCATAATCGGGATAAATCGTGAATCAAGATGATCGTGAATATCCTCACGTGGATGACTTGAAAAAACTGTCTAGCTCACTGATGTACGGTCCTATACTGGTTTCTTCATTTATTTGGGTTGGCAAAGCCTGTCGTCATTGCTGACTTGCACACTTTATCCCccacaaaaacaagtttaatCTTTTCTGTGTAAATACTACAGATTCCCTTTTGAAGAGCAACAAGGAGAGGAGGTCAGATCCCCATTTATTTAGCCTTTATTTGTGTCGGAAAAGCATAAAAGGGCACTcgcagttttggagaagaaattcaaactcagaattttaatatctACAGTATAAAAAGGGTAatgaacactgtctgaagctagaaaggtggaagggtccgccacatataaacaaagtgtaaCAGCATGAAACTGCGCtatcctttaaggtcagtttgtttaggcattaaaaaaaaaagtcagccaATAAAGATCCTTTCTCTTCCGATTAAAATGTCTtgcccaaaactacataatgcacctttaagaattattatctttttttccattccttgttgtgtttttcactaAAAAGAGATCTGTGTCCTATTTgtgatgcaataaaaatatttgctGCCAAACCAAATGTAAGATTTGAGTGACCGCAGTATATTTCAGTGGaattttagttttcattctAAAGTTACGAATAAGAATATTTTACTGATTATCGGGATAATATCCTCCCGTATATCGTAGCCTACTCCCGACCACTGCTGTAATAgtttgaagtgaaaaaaagggCATGGGCATAAGTTGGTCTTTTTTTGCCTGTGTTACGCTGTCTCAGCTTTTCTTCACACGcattgaaaatattaaaaaaagatgtcaaTAACTCCTTAAAAGTGGTGCAGACTTATTTGGTTGATTTATGCGACGAATGCAATGACAAAACTGACTCAACACTCTTCCTGACCTGtatttattaccaaataatgtcatcaaatatcctgatttatcGATACATTCTAATTCTGAATGATTTCAGTCCTCAGAGTTTGCAGAGTCACGGTCGATACATTTGTACCAGCTGCACTATCTCGCTCTCTATCCTCCCGGAGACAGAGTTGacacacattattttttctctcatgcaaatgttgcatttttacTTATTTTCCCACATTTCTGCAGCTGCAATACTACAAATTCCCCTGTTGTGTAACTAACAAAGCATTATCTTATCTCATCTTTTTATAATCAAAGTCCTcatctacatacatttttaaaaaggtgatatTTTATGATTACTAGTCTTGCTTGTGTTCTCTACTAGCCAAGACCCGGAAAGTCATACTTCACTGTAACATTACTGCCTTGTTATATGTATCTTTTAATAATAACCTAACATTTTGTGCCCTGAGCGTTGTGCCATTTCTTCCCTGTTGTATCGAATATCGACATTTTCTTGAAGTATCGTATCGCCGTTAAGGAAACCccagtatcgtgacaacacCAATCGCCAACGAATATTGGCAGTTCCGTTGTAATATCAGTTTACGcgcaagagcaaaaaaaaaaaggtgcattcACATTTACAACAATCGATGCCTTGTTCTAGTCCTGTCTGTGCAGAGGATGTTGATGAGCGGCTGAGACACTGAAAAgcaatgacaaataaatgaagtcaCTCAATGCATTTTGCAGCTTCTTGCACAACTCCTGAAAAATCCTTACATTTGTGTTTAGTCAGTGCTGACTCTCAAACGTTCTAAGCGGCAGATAGAAGCCATGTAGAGAAGATGATGGCAGTCTCACCCCTGGGGTGCCCATCAATAATGGATCAATCCTTCGTAATAAATGTCACACCTACtagtgatcacacacacacacacacacacacagagagagagagagagagggagagagagagacagagagagagagagactgctcCTGGATGAAGCCTCAGTTAAAGCCCAGCAGGCTGAGTCAGAAAAATGCCATTAACGGCAGCACAGCACGGCGGTGGAGCACTTTAAAGTGTGACACCAAACCTAATCCAACACAGTTCCGTATTATTTCAACTCTATCTGACCGGTTAGCCATAGCTCATTCAACCGGTGGTGTAAAGCGACCGAGCAACAACGAATCCCCGGGTCACTTTACCTCGCCGCCGGAGAGAGTCCGTCCTCTTACCTTCATCCGAGGAACTGTTGCTCAAACGTCCacttttttgatgttttatgaCACCACCGCAGCGTCGTCGCCTAATCTTTAGATGCAAAGTTACGAAGCGCCAGAGAGGATATGGCAGTGTATGTTTTACATAGCCTAGTTGAGTTGGGAACTTCCCTCGGGGAATCCCCCTGCTCTGTAGACTTCCGCCTTTACTCGGCGCCGGCCAATCAGCGCGCGGCTCGGAGGAGAGCTGGGTGGTTAGCTGGTTGAGGGTTCTTCCAGCCTAGGCGTCTGCAAACCGACTGTTGTGCATGTGAAAACTGTCCCCGAACTACACGTATTCTGTGCTCATTTTCATTCTGCAGTATATTTTGTAAGGTCAGCAAGGTCTGTGATTTTGGAGcatcaaaaaataaacaagcagGGCCGGGTTAACCTGTTAGGAGGCCCGGGGGCCAACAGATGTACCGCAGGCCAGGGGCCCCATGATGTTGTAATTCTGTCAAACACCACTTTATTTAGGATCATGTAGCGTGAGAGTCAGGCCTCTCTACGTGACACATCCACAAAATAATCTCATTTTGCAGCTTCAGCTCTTTACTTTGATGTGCATTGAAGGAATGATCAAAAAACAACTCACATGCAGTGAGTGTTTGGGAGTCTATGAAGTTTCCTGGACAAAAGGTTGGTTCTGTTGTTTGTCACAACAATTGCAGTGAAGTGCCACGTAGCAATGTGCCGgctcatgatgatgtgacatttgctgGGGtatgtaccaaacaaacatgttatcTCACATCTGGAGAACCAGATTTGTAGGACAGgtcatctctgcagcacagcagcactTTATTATAATGCAGCTCTGtgacacatttaacattttatctaTGTTTGGATCGATTTTCTTGATTTgaattatattttgtttaacaCCCTCTGTTTTTTGATAATTCTAACCAATGCACATCAAAACCACTATCAACATGCAGTCATTTTGGGCCTCTAGAGGCCTTTGGGAGTCTGGGAAGTTTCCTGCCTTGCCTGATTGGTGACAGGCAATTCAAGCACATTAGCATAGCACCTTTAAAAGACAAGGCAATTCAAAGTTTTTTGCATGAGACATAAGGTAAGTTCTTTATTCGTCACAGCAATTGCATTGAAGCAGTCTTCGACACTcctagacagacagacagacagacagacgaggGAAATTTAAACATCCAGTAGCTTATACGACACATGCAAAACACAATTGCAAACATATAATGAAGAGTATGAACTGTACAGTGATAAGGATAAAAGACATACAGCAATGAAGTGATAGTCTAACTACTGGAGCTACCATACAGTACGTGCAAACTGAGGTAGCTTAACTGTACAGGGGTATAGTATTAATTATCTAATTAACCAAATAAAGtgattaagtaaaaaaaaaaaaaatcattttgtgtgCTGCAGAGAGAATTGTGCAACAATATGTtcaatagagagagagacaaagagtaAAATAGAAACTATAAATATTGTTCTTAGTAGAGTGCTGTACAgtatatgaaatgaataaaactgtaatGTGCACTGTAAAAGATACAAAAGAACTAGATATAAACCTGGATTGCCAACACGGCACATCACGCACATCATGCCACATGATCTGCAGAGTTTGCACCACTGAAGCCCATCATCAACATGATGGAGATGTCTTGTGTCCCCGTCTTGTGATCACATGttgaaaagtaacttaaagGATAAGGCTGGtgataataaatatttttcagaTTGTCAACACATCCAGTGAAAAGACCATTCATCTCACTGACAGCAAAGCCGGCTGTAGTTAAACCCCCTTTGTATTACAGGCTTCCATTGTTAAAACATGTCAGTGAGCCACACTCATTCCACTTATCTTTTTTCTGTTGCAATAAACACGAGTCAGTCCCACTTTCACCATATAAACTCTAGCCAACACACCAGCTGGAAAAAGTCCCCATGAAAAATACTATTTAATCACGCCTTCTTGAAAAAATACTGAATTGTGTTTGTGAACAATGTTAACTGGACTAATGAATTGTTGGTTCTGGTCTTTTCATGGAATTTGTTGACAGTAAGATCCTTTGTCCCACAGAGAGTCTCAGGGCTTGTAAATAAATGAGTCAAGTGTAAATAATACGATGGTGATGATGGCTGAGTTCCATCCAGCGGCTTTCTGTTTCAGGTTCCTGGTATTGTGCATGCTGGCTGACCGTCACACTGTCATGGCTTACTGGGACACGTGAATGGAGCTGTGCTCTTCCAACTCTGACTTCTGACGGTTGCTTTTCTTCactgatgttttcatttttccctttcttttttttgtacaatgACCTCCCATAATCCCAGTGCAAgatatatgcaaataaataatcaattcCTACTTCTGTATTCTGTGTATGCACATGTGACATCTGCTAAAGAACTGGCTGCCGTATGAACACTGTTTACCACAGCCAGCAATTCAATGTGTATTGAACACACTTTGAGTACACTTTTACATCTCTGCAGCAAGATGGGACCTATTACCACCGGGGGTCAGCAAGAACGAGttactttttaattaatgtGCAAATGTATGAATTAAATGAACCAGAATGGAGATGACATGCCTCGCTCCCATGCACATGCAGCTGGATGAGAATGGCTGCACAATCATATTGTAatcattttgacagatatttaGTGGGAGTGATCATTGTCCTAtcaaagttttcattttcaccGAAAACAATATGCTGGCTCATGGCGATGTCACATCTGGAGATCAAGATTTGGAGGTTTGTCAATACAATGCtattttgtgacacattttacgttttgaaatgtaaaaaaaaaaagtggatttcAGTTATATTTTGTTCAATTGTGAAGCCTAACACATAGTCCATAGTTTTCGCATAAAGTGAAAGCACAACTACTTTTCAGGCAAGATATTATCATCTGTTCTACATTACTCTTTGAAACAACCACCACAAAGCGAAAAACTGCCCAGCCTACTTCTGGAAATGTTATTTGGCTTTCAACACAGTGGTTGGCCTgagacacaacaaacacacaagtgtgtgtacaggtcttggggagtactaccgCATATGTTGGAAAACATCTGTAGTCTGATAAAGTGccgtcagtgatgtcactcaggagCTATgttgtattgtgggtaatgtaggcgccagatTTTGATTCATAATAGACAGTTTAAAGCAGATCCAGAGATATCCCCTGTTTTactccacacattcttctcccttttttaaaactggtttgcccacattacccacaaggCCTCGGAGTGACTTCATTCTCGgaattttatcagattacatgcagcttactctggagccacaaaaggcattatactatttttttcacatatgcattAGAGTTCCCCAGGCCTGTAAAAAACACGTGTAATATTGTCAGACTAAGCCTTTAAAGCATGAGTTGGGCACAGAGCAGGACAGGAGCACACATGTAAGCTCTTCCagcaaatctaaaaaaaatagtATATTGAGGACATTTTTTACTAAACTATTACATCTACTTTTCATTACCAGTATGTAGAGATGTGCTTTGATGTGTCATTATGCCCCCGGTGATATTtatggttaaaagaaaaaaaggaaaaggaaattaAACACAAGTTAGACCACACAGGATTCTTAAAGGACTCAGTAAAATGTGATATTTAGGCCTCATTATTTTCCGGACAATCCTGTTTAAAACCTGTTCAGAGCCAAATCTTCAACTTTGTAAGAAAGGAATGTAGAGTGACGACGACAGAAACATTTAGTTGTTCAGCCACTGGTGGACAATTTTGCAGCATTTCTTGTGAATCTGaattgttttacacatttttaccCCCAATtccacaaataaacaagaaaaactttttttctgtcatacCATTAATGTTTGGTGTGAAGCATAAACATGCAAACGTGAGAAAAAGCAGTCAATTCACTTACCCAGATCCAAGGGCCTTTTGTTTCCATGTCGTTCCTTTTCACGTCACATAAAATAAGAGGTGAATGTCTTTGACATGTACTCATAATATTCTGATGCACATCCTCACATTGCATGAACCTAAAGCGAGTGAGTAATGATGCAACACTCTGTCCTGGTGACATTATGGTTGTTCCCTTCCTGTTTCTATACGACTACTGCTTTTCCATTTCGCCAGACCTCCACTGTTATATGATAAGCAAAGGCCCACATTTGACTTaggtttttaatgtttctgatgGTTATAATCATCTGCTTTGACCAGGATTAGAAGCAGCCATTTCCCAAACTGCATTGTGTGCCACAGTGACAACTCTCTACCCAGCAGAAGGCAGCCCAGGAAGCACTGCAGCACACAAAGAATCACCAGTAGATGGCAGCTAAGAGCGACTTGAGTGAATTGAGTTGCAGTATCTCTGCAGTGACTTTAACCCGAAGCTATTTAAATTATTCTCAGAGCATAGAGACAGATTATGccttttttattatcaataacaacaaaatcacatgtTGATCTGTCTTTGTAAAGATCCTCCAGTTCACAAGTcgatatttgaatatttttatcATTTGCTGCACATGTTTACAATTTATCATTAGTTAGAATTCCAAACATGGCTCAACGTGTTAAATTTTTTCCTCATCATGCATTTGCAATTATGTAAATCAGTTGGCACTGGCAGTGTCTCTTCAAATTCGTCTGTCTCAGAAAATACAGACGCTGGAATTTCTGAttgagaaatgtgtttcctttctgtgaaGAAACTGGAGAATAGGTCTCAGTTTTGTGCTGAGAGAGACACAATGTTCAGCGGTGGATATTTTGTAATCCACAAATGTTAATAGCTTCGACCAGCGGTTCTCAAACTTGGCGTTAAGGACATATAAACTGACAAAAACCTGGACCACGGACGCCAATTTGATAGGATTTTTTTCCCCGGTTCCCTTTTACAGAAAGTGTTTGAAACCTATGACCAAAGCAGTCACACATGCTGTGTTACATACAGATTTGAGTgtagttaaagcaacattatgtaacttttttaaaacttaaataagcagcttcaaaatcatgctgatggttctgttggtgttgcactcagaaagtGTGAGGGGGCGCCATATCGctcaaaatgccaatttctacatgatgttgctttaaagtaaGTGGTTTCCACTTTTGCTGGGGATGCCGTGAAGTACCCCTAATGATATAATGGTAATGTAATAGTAGTATTAGCAAAAGAATATTCTATCATcataatctatctatctatctatctatctatctatctatctatctatctatctatctatctatctatctatctatctatctatctatctgtctctcCCGGTCTGTAACTGATCTACAATTATCAACAAATGAGAGAGCAGTATCAGTggaaaggcatttttttttgtcttcagtaGGGACCGGTGCAGACACCTCATGGGGCCGGTCCAGCACAGCAGGACTCCAGTGACCTGGCTCCTCCAGGAATCATTCTCTGGAGTCCTGCCACAGAGGTTGTCGTCCCTGCCCCTCACCGACCTTCTGACCCGACCTCTGCTCCTGCTTTGAGTGACTTACACTCCCAGAGAGCCTCAGACAACCTcaattcacattaaaaaaaaaaaataataatttaaaaaatccttCAAGGGAGATAACAGCAGTTCATCTCAAGGCTTTGAACCCTGAATTTATGGTGGTCTCACATAACGCTTGTGgtcctgaagaagagaaatgCCATTTAGACTGTGCTGGCATGCAATGATTTGATAACGGAACACCAAGTGGGGCTCAATCATCCGCCTCGAGTGTACAGTCCTCAGTCCTTTCTTTGTTCATCCTTCCTGAGGAGGAAATTCTATTAGCCAGGCAGCTGTTGGGATATTAAtacatgacagaaaaaaaaaaacgtcagaaaatcagactgaagaaaaaacaaatcaggaatATTCCCGCGCTCTTTATCGACTTTGGCTGCCAAGCCCGGGTGAGAGTAAATAACACCAGAGATGAGAAAAGTGCGGACACGATGAGACAGATTTATGAATACTCATCCCCCTTTCATGTGGCGATCTGCTCTGTTtgatctctctttctctttctgcccTCCAAGTGCCGACTGCATTCACTTCACTCTCCCTCGTGTGACTCATAAATCATAACTGCCTCCAGGAAAGCAACCACGCTCGCATAGTGTAGCATTAATCTCGCCCCTCGCGTCAAAGCATTTCCGTAATCAAAATGTGCATTTCCTGCACTGCCAGATCACAGTGCATTAGCACTATGATAACCCGTACACCCTTAAGAAGAACTGGAGTAAACTGGGTGGTTTCATTATAAAGCGTCATTTCCTTCACACCTGTAATCACTCTCTGTTTAAGGTGGCCACTTAAAACAGATATGTATACGCTCAGTAAAATGAGCgcagtgatgttttttttctgggtgGAGATGCAGAGAAGTGCTTTTTGTCTGATACCCTGACCTCAACCACTTACGAGAGGACATCAGTGGTGCAGAGGGGCCTCATAAATTTCAGCAGAAGTGATCTCTGGGGAGATGcggtgtcctttttttttttttttttagcatcatCCAGCCTGGAGAAGACATATGAAAGGGTCAGATGTGGGGTTATTTGCCCTTTGTCCATTACAGGACATTGGTGTGTATGGTTTACTGAATGATCCTTGCCAGCGTATCCACAAGGAAGACTGGGTTATTTGCATAATCAACTAATGCGATCATCTAACATTGTATTACCCTCGCAGGCATGTTCCGGCGGTGAAAAGGATACTAAGCTTGCTGTTATAAGGGGGCCCTGCTCTGGACCCACGTCGCACTGGAGCCTGGTCAGAGCTCAGCAGTAAATCTTGAGCCAATGAAGAGTCCATCTATGCTTCCTCCGTGTCTAGCAAAATAAACAATCTGCTGTAGGTCTGCAGAAATGCGAGATCAGACAGAGGGCAGAGTTGGGGGAGACTGTGGCATGcctgggaggaggggggagaggaggaatgCAGGGGGAAACACATAGATCAGATTTCAGGAGCCCGGACAGAGGTGGCAGTGAATGCAGAGAAACCTTGATGTGAAGAAGAAACTATAAatgaaaggggggggggggggggggggcagtgtTGTGTTAGTTATTCATCCGCATTGAACACTGTGTAGGGGtaccatttgtgtttgttttttcctggaATATCTGAAAGTAGGTATGTGTGACATCAGAGCAGCCCCGTGAGCCACAAAAGCTGCACACAATACTGTTTTGGTGGAGGCTCTGGCCTCAGGGGCTTCCTGCTATTTGAAGAGGACGGGGTGGGGATGAGTATGTTGCGAAACTGTGAGAAGAGTCTGTAGTTCTGAGAATTTTACACAATTGCTCATTTATTCTAAATCTTTAGAGGGACGTGTTTACGATCATTAGCTGTCCTGGTTTGTTACAGGCTCTTGTAGAGATTTTTATAGGGAGGATCAAAAACATTCAACAGATCTATACGGAGTATGACTGCCTGTGAAATCATCGATCAATCACAGTGACCTAAATAAGGTGTCCActcaatcaccagaataaatgtaagCAAAGTGCATTTCTGTGAAACCACAGATAAGTAATGTTTCCTTATGTTTCAACTTTGCAAACGTCACATAGCTGCGGTTGGTCTCTGGTTAGCTTTAGGCACAGAAAAacacttggtcagggttaggacaacattacattttagCTTTAAATGTTATGTCATTCCAAACATGGCTAGAGATGTCCTGAAGTCTCGTTAACAACATCCAGTACTCTCCGTCACAAACTCCGCTGGAAGTGTCCGAAAGTCTCTGTGAGTTAGTCACTGGCTTGACGGCATTCTTGCCTCTATGCCAGGCAATAAAAATGTACAATGACGGTGATGTGACGTGGTACATAGCTGACAGCACTAACAATGTGCACGTGTTTGTGG from Sparus aurata chromosome 9, fSpaAur1.1, whole genome shotgun sequence encodes:
- the tank gene encoding TRAF family member-associated NF-kappa-B activator isoform X1 — protein: MAHVCCVSDDRGAHGMERNIGDQLNKAFEAYRQVSIEKDNAKKELQQMTEYYERYTQKLQKQIEDQQQLISKLEAKLSATRPPTGEMKGEPCNHVLDGAGAYRKQFPENLGTVAIPPKMPVSSSIDYQDMLEAFEAIQGKFRQIRSLTRRQKDHLKRFHGGNETSHDQRFSMPIQCTDRTEEAERPFSSALRSAVDIPLPPTSLASRGASPEDRDLVDSLTKLSVKFPPSADSEYDFLNSAPERQIGLTMPTKRPLSSVPSALTEEEPVELPMPFVYPTSPSHSTSSSLSQESVRGPQQPLWSPELCDASDVGTELATSQSSSSSSSSSSSPNKCAFCNTVVPQDRMNSHLYLHFSPKNEADD
- the tank gene encoding TRAF family member-associated NF-kappa-B activator isoform X2 is translated as MERNIGDQLNKAFEAYRQVSIEKDNAKKELQQMTEYYERYTQKLQKQIEDQQQLISKLEAKLSATRPPTGEMKGEPCNHVLDGAGAYRKQFPENLGTVAIPPKMPVSSSIDYQDMLEAFEAIQGKFRQIRSLTRRQKDHLKRFHGGNETSHDQRFSMPIQCTDRTEEAERPFSSALRSAVDIPLPPTSLASRGASPEDRDLVDSLTKLSVKFPPSADSEYDFLNSAPERQIGLTMPTKRPLSSVPSALTEEEPVELPMPFVYPTSPSHSTSSSLSQESVRGPQQPLWSPELCDASDVGTELATSQSSSSSSSSSSSPNKCAFCNTVVPQDRMNSHLYLHFSPKNEADD